In the genome of Tripterygium wilfordii isolate XIE 37 chromosome 19, ASM1340144v1, whole genome shotgun sequence, one region contains:
- the LOC119985306 gene encoding uncharacterized protein LOC119985306, which yields MDFSEFNLLDSLEFERNEREGIWLSIHPHQLILSEEMKDDDEEILCRWCLDKVKDAHYYNCEDCSFSLHESCAAHTLSGSNHNWTSINEEEDGCYNCCWCCGEIVSVSDSSPSYVCRTCKVFLHESCGSNLPREIKHVFHRKHPLFLLPTCISNHKYFDTFFYCCHCCKFTLDMKTALEQPPLCLQEPENYKHQFIPLMSSDYSGPCDACGRGFAQFGVLNGPFLCTICRIVVHDKCTSLPHTINILHHNHPLTHTFLILLKEEDMPSVDQINCPICRYKLRTDCGIYYCAGCHFATHVSCGIDNQIISTKNPIVHVQDAIVDPFNKIKLTEDELPVDIKHFSHEHILRLCDEIEDKCCDGCIRPISHPFYRTIIRHITPFFHHPWV from the exons ATGGATTTCTCTGAGTTCAATCTGTTGGATTCTTTAGAGTTCGAGAGAAATGAGAGAGAGGGTATTTGGCTTTCAATTCACCCCCATCAGTTGATACTCAGTGAAGAGATgaaggatgatgatgaagaaattCTTTGTCGCTGGTGTTTGGATAAAGTGAAGGATGCTCACTACTACAATTGCGAAGACTGCTCTTTCTCTCTTCACGAGTCTTGTGCAGCCCATACTTTGTCAGGTTCTAACCATAATTGGACTTCCATAAACGAGGAGGAGGATGGATGTTATAATTGTTGCTGGTGTTGTGGGGAAATAGTCTCAGTCTCAGACAGTTCTCCAAGCTATGTATGTCGCACCTGCAAAGTGTTTCTTCACGAGAGTTGTGGCAGCAATTTGCCAAGGGAGATTAAGCACGTTTTCCACCGCAAACACCCTCTTTTTCTTCTACCCACCTGCATATCCAATCATAAATATTTTGACACCTTTTTTTACTGCTGCCACTGTTGCAAATTCACCCTCGACATGAAGACTGCTCTCGAACAACCACCTCTGTGCTTACAAGAACCAGAAAATTACAAACATCAATTTATTCCCCTGATGAGTTCAGATTATTCTGGTCCCTGTGATGCTTGTGGCAGAGGATTCGCACAGTTTGGGGTGTTAAATGGCCCTTTCCTGTGCACCATTTGTCGTATCGTTGTTCACGACAAATGCACCTCACTCCCACACACAATCAATATCTTACATCATAATCACCCCCTCACCCATACTTTCTTGATTCTACTTAAAGAAGAAGACATGCCTTCTGTCGATCAAATAAATTGTCCAATTTGCCGTTACAAGCTTCGCACGGATTGTGGAATTTACTATTGCGCAGGCTGCCACTTTGCTACCCACGTGAGTTGCGGGATCGACAATCAGATCATCTCAACAAAGAACCCCATTGTTCATGTTCAAGATGCAATTGTTGATCCTTTCAATAAGATTAAGCTGACGGAAGACGAGTTGCCGGTAGATATTAAGCACTTCAGTCATGAGCACATATTAAGACTCTGTGATGAAATAGAGGATAAATGTTGTGATGGCTGCATCCGACCTATCTCACATCCATTTTACAG GACGATTATTCGACATATCACGCCATTTTTTCATCATCCATGGGTCTGA